One window of bacterium genomic DNA carries:
- a CDS encoding BatA domain-containing protein: MLSFLNSVFLPALAAIFLPILIHLLTRRRLVERKWPSLRFIEEIQKRRMRKFKLKQLILLALRVLILILVIGAFARPAIKTAKSVNIGAHERTSVALLIDNSYSMGQETAGVDLFTKASQSAEDIFEILDEGDELSIIPFNSSPYPASREPFKALSGARQAIDSLKLSGSTTDIWNAISAAVAMLMESKLPNKEIFILTDDKDHGWLRSGELDLPKDIKLYCLVFSPDDERNIGLTNIEFPRTLLQKKVPFSLIAEIKSFASGAVTDFVVDLYLDGKRIAQRSVDLNPEEFGMLEFSAEFESGGFHYGEFRSEGDAIPTDNSRYFSFKIPKKINVLVVGGEEKKFISNALSPSNDDFFFVKRLSYNQLGSELLSSWDVVILSDPPELANNIGVSITGFLSRGGGLALFLGGSPDPGKSWKSIFGDKTTISVLASIGDSIGGGRFNLGTADFDHPVFTPFKEEGIPDVDFKRVAAITNSNKVPISLSNGVPLIAEMEFGEGKLAVCAFSANLRYGDLATSGFFVPLMHRLTQYLAEDVSEFDAGYIVGEEVVRVIEEPPSGVLTLTRPDSSIIFLSPRFASGNVIINVGRVFIPGIYKISSGDSLLDIFAINVDTRESEASKLDKKAVESAVKLKWLSPNKDIEKEILAQRFGRELHHGMLILAFILMIAELILGGTWRRPRDLSDQIKKKEGNIS, translated from the coding sequence GCGTAAATTCAAGCTTAAGCAGCTAATCTTGCTTGCCTTGCGCGTGCTGATATTGATTTTAGTGATTGGCGCTTTTGCCAGACCGGCAATAAAGACTGCAAAATCGGTCAATATCGGTGCTCACGAGAGAACCTCCGTTGCTTTGCTAATAGATAACTCCTATTCGATGGGGCAGGAAACAGCAGGAGTTGATCTTTTCACTAAAGCGAGTCAATCGGCGGAGGATATTTTCGAGATACTCGACGAAGGAGACGAACTCTCGATTATACCTTTTAATTCCTCGCCTTATCCTGCTTCGAGAGAGCCTTTTAAGGCGCTTTCTGGCGCTCGTCAGGCTATAGATAGCCTTAAGCTCTCGGGTAGCACGACCGATATTTGGAATGCTATTTCTGCGGCAGTTGCAATGCTTATGGAAAGCAAACTACCGAATAAAGAGATTTTTATCCTAACCGACGACAAAGATCATGGTTGGCTTCGCTCTGGTGAACTTGACCTTCCGAAGGATATCAAGCTATATTGTCTCGTATTTTCTCCCGATGACGAGCGGAACATAGGCTTAACAAATATCGAATTCCCGCGCACGCTTTTACAGAAAAAAGTGCCTTTTTCCTTGATTGCCGAAATTAAGAGCTTTGCCTCAGGAGCTGTTACAGATTTTGTTGTGGATCTATATCTCGATGGAAAAAGGATTGCACAGAGGTCTGTCGATCTTAATCCCGAAGAATTCGGAATGCTTGAATTTAGCGCCGAGTTCGAGAGTGGGGGTTTTCACTATGGAGAGTTTAGATCAGAGGGTGATGCTATACCAACTGACAATTCCAGGTATTTCTCCTTTAAGATACCGAAAAAAATAAATGTATTAGTCGTAGGGGGAGAAGAAAAAAAATTCATTTCGAATGCCCTATCGCCTTCGAATGACGACTTCTTCTTCGTTAAACGCTTATCCTATAATCAACTTGGCTCGGAGCTATTATCATCCTGGGATGTTGTTATCCTGTCTGATCCACCGGAACTTGCGAATAATATTGGAGTATCGATTACCGGTTTTCTTTCTCGAGGCGGCGGATTGGCATTGTTTTTAGGAGGTTCTCCAGACCCTGGAAAATCATGGAAATCCATCTTTGGAGATAAAACCACGATTTCGGTTCTGGCAAGTATAGGGGATTCTATTGGCGGTGGGCGTTTCAATCTGGGAACGGCCGATTTCGATCACCCAGTGTTTACACCCTTCAAAGAGGAAGGAATCCCCGATGTTGATTTCAAGCGCGTTGCCGCGATAACAAATTCCAATAAAGTTCCGATCTCCTTATCGAATGGTGTTCCACTGATTGCCGAGATGGAATTCGGTGAAGGGAAACTGGCAGTATGTGCTTTTTCAGCCAATTTAAGATACGGTGACCTGGCGACCAGCGGATTTTTTGTGCCACTGATGCACAGGCTTACTCAATATCTAGCTGAGGATGTTTCGGAATTTGATGCTGGATATATTGTGGGTGAGGAGGTTGTCCGAGTTATCGAAGAGCCACCTTCCGGTGTTTTAACCCTTACAAGACCAGATAGCTCGATAATCTTCCTTAGCCCGCGTTTCGCCTCAGGGAATGTTATTATTAATGTTGGAAGAGTCTTTATTCCCGGGATATATAAGATATCTTCAGGGGATAGCTTGTTGGACATTTTTGCGATCAATGTCGATACCCGCGAAAGTGAAGCAAGTAAACTCGATAAGAAGGCCGTCGAATCTGCTGTTAAGCTGAAATGGCTTTCACCAAATAAAGATATCGAAAAAGAGATACTCGCACAAAGATTCGGTAGAGAGCTACATCACGGGATGCTTATACTGGCTTTCATTTTAATGATAGCTGAGCTTATTCTTGGTGGCACATGGCGCCGCCCGCGCGATCTTTCCGATCAGATAAAGAAAAAAGAGGGGAATATTTCCTAG